The Fundulus heteroclitus isolate FHET01 unplaced genomic scaffold, MU-UCD_Fhet_4.1 scaffold_44, whole genome shotgun sequence genome includes a region encoding these proteins:
- the LOC105921653 gene encoding olfactory receptor 1500-like, producing the protein MNENVNIVFVLQGLNDSATNRQIYFAIALMSYLVTILVNLILILTVCLDKALHQPMYIFMCNLCFTGLCGASSFYLDLLQDFLADAHLITYTGCLTQMFFTHIYIFCQFTGLTVMAYDRYLAICQPLRYWALMTGKKVALLLLLTWCLSLLETAVGILLISRLSFCSHHIARIFCTNWEVVKLSCSDTTANNLYGIVVIILQTMQIMIILVSYMHLVRSAARSRTDRRKFVQTCFPHLTSLLVFSFSVLFDPFYYRYGGSSMAALQNALSAEFLVVPPIVNPIIYGMNLRQIRTRIRLWFTTVNPQRSLSK; encoded by the coding sequence ATGAATGAGAACGTCAACATCGTGTTTGTGCTCCAGGGTCTGAATGACTCAGCGACAAACCGTCAGATCTACTTTGCCATCGCCCTGATGTCCTACCTGGTCACCATCTTGGTGAACCTGATCCTCATTCTCACCGTGTGTCTGGATAAAGCCCTCCACCAGCCAATGTACATCTTCATGTGCAACCTGTGCTTCACTGGGCTCTGTGGAGCGTCCAGCTTCTACCTGGATCTGCTCCAAGACTTTCTGGCAGACGCTCACCTCATCACGTACACCGGCTGCTTGACGCAGATGTTTTTCACTCATATTTACATCTTCTGCCAGTTCACTGGTCTGACTGTCATGGCGTATGACCGCTACCTGGCCATCTGCCAGCCGCTGCGTTACTGGGCTCTGATGACGGGCAAGAAGGTTGCGCTGCTGTTGCTTCTCACCTGGTGTCTGTCTCTGTTAGAAACAGCTGTAGGCATTCTCCTGATCAGCAGGCTGTCATTCTGCAGCCACCACATAGCCAGGATCTTCTGCACCAATTGGGAGGTGGTCAAGCTGTCCTGCTCAGACACCACTGCCAACAACTTGTACGGCATTGTGGTCATTATCCTACAAACAATGCAGATAATGATCATCCTGGTCTCATACATGCACCTGGTCCGAAGTGCTGCCCGCTCTCGAACTGACCGCAGAAAGtttgttcagacatgttttccTCACCTCACGTCGCTGCTTGTCTTCTCCTTCTCTGTGCTGTTTGACCCATTCTATTATCGTTATGGCGGCAGCTCCATGGCGGCGCTGCAGAACGCGCTGTCAGCAGAGTTCCTCGTGGTGCCGCCCATCGTCAACCCCATCATCTACGGCATGAACCTGCGTCAGATCAGGACCCGGATCCGCCTCTGGTTCACCACAGTGAACCCACAGAGATCGTTGTCAAAATAA